From a single Sediminibacterium sp. KACHI17 genomic region:
- a CDS encoding HAMP domain-containing sensor histidine kinase: protein MNPRVKNNPILTFLYLGIPDDASFIERQKGYMFNLFILIGAPFAVLSLIVNLSEQAYFPAFINIIQISCFSLALWITISGKWKQYRVIILIILSIVAMIAAYSYQNSGEYRLLIMIVAAVVLFDRSWQYIIYAAIACAAFVYIRMYQIPDIAELAMEDLIFTGLKIFLPILLYVLSLLYFKIIYFRNLQQLEDTNRALAITTRQKDQILGTVAHDLRSPISNIANITELIQSDNLSQAEKTNFLRLIDQSSRSALNLINDLLQNSDIQVRQSLFKIVELNQLLNSWIPSLQLRANEKNIQILTHFFSSPIDISMDVDRIERVITNLVNNAVKFSSEGSKIFIQITADDKYARITVTDQGIGIPQEKQEHIFDMFSNAQRVGTLGEKSFGMGLSICKQIVEQHHGHIFVQSEEYKGSSFIVELPLQ from the coding sequence ATGAACCCGAGAGTAAAAAACAACCCTATTCTTACATTTCTTTATCTCGGTATTCCTGATGACGCTTCTTTTATCGAAAGACAAAAGGGCTATATGTTCAATCTATTTATTCTGATTGGCGCCCCATTTGCTGTATTATCACTCATTGTGAATCTTTCCGAACAAGCGTACTTTCCTGCCTTCATTAACATTATTCAAATCAGTTGTTTTTCTCTGGCTTTATGGATAACCATCTCGGGTAAATGGAAGCAATATCGTGTCATCATTCTGATCATTCTTTCTATTGTGGCAATGATAGCCGCTTACTCCTATCAAAATTCCGGAGAGTATCGATTACTGATTATGATCGTTGCTGCAGTTGTATTGTTTGATCGTTCCTGGCAGTATATTATCTATGCAGCTATTGCATGTGCAGCCTTTGTATATATACGGATGTATCAAATTCCTGATATCGCTGAGCTGGCTATGGAAGATCTGATCTTTACCGGACTGAAGATTTTTTTACCGATACTGCTCTATGTACTATCATTATTGTATTTCAAAATCATTTATTTCCGTAACCTGCAACAACTAGAAGATACGAACAGAGCACTCGCGATTACTACCCGACAAAAAGATCAGATACTTGGTACTGTAGCTCACGATCTGCGAAGCCCTATTTCCAATATTGCTAATATTACTGAATTGATTCAGTCAGATAATTTATCTCAAGCAGAAAAAACAAATTTCCTACGCCTCATTGATCAATCTTCACGCTCAGCTCTCAACCTGATCAACGATTTATTACAAAACAGTGATATACAGGTTCGTCAATCACTCTTTAAAATAGTAGAATTAAATCAATTGCTGAACTCCTGGATACCTTCTTTACAGTTGAGAGCAAATGAAAAAAATATACAGATACTTACCCATTTTTTTTCTTCACCTATCGATATCTCAATGGATGTTGATCGGATCGAGCGTGTTATCACAAATTTGGTGAATAATGCCGTGAAGTTCAGTTCCGAAGGAAGCAAGATATTCATACAAATAACAGCAGATGATAAATATGCCCGTATCACTGTTACTGACCAGGGTATCGGCATCCCGCAAGAAAAACAAGAACATATTTTCGATATGTTCTCAAACGCACAGCGTGTGGGAACTTTAGGTGAAAAAAGCTTTGGAATGGGTCTTTCTATTTGTAAGCAAATTGTAGAGCAACATCACGGTCATATCTTTGTACAAAGCGAGGAGTATAAAGGATCATCCTTCATCGTAGAACTACCTTTACAATAA
- a CDS encoding aldo/keto reductase, with the protein MNQSSVIKAPIAGCMRWGKWGAGFSTKEYRQLIDACLENGIRSFDHADIYGDYTTEAEFGDALKEVPSLRSSLRIITKCGIQMVTPNRASHQIKSYNTSAAHIIASVDQSLKNFGTDHLDLLLIHRPDPLLNPIEVAGAVDHLKQQGKILQFGVSNFLPHQVDMLMNYTSVEYNQTEISILQLAAFLNGTLENCVKHKIIPMAWAPLGGGAFDDDTHPRFRSIMGTATLLASKYECGVNEILIAWLHTHPSGILPVIGTTKIERLIQAKNAASIQMEREDWFKLWIASTGEDVA; encoded by the coding sequence ATGAATCAATCATCTGTTATTAAAGCACCCATTGCAGGTTGTATGCGTTGGGGTAAGTGGGGAGCAGGATTTTCTACGAAAGAATATCGCCAATTGATTGACGCCTGTTTGGAAAATGGGATACGATCTTTTGATCATGCTGATATCTATGGCGACTACACAACTGAGGCTGAATTTGGTGATGCCTTAAAAGAAGTGCCCTCATTGAGATCATCGTTACGCATTATTACCAAATGCGGTATACAGATGGTTACACCTAATCGTGCTTCACATCAAATCAAATCTTACAATACATCAGCTGCACATATCATTGCTTCAGTAGATCAATCACTGAAAAATTTTGGAACTGACCATTTGGATCTTCTGTTGATTCATCGACCAGATCCTTTATTGAATCCCATAGAAGTAGCCGGTGCCGTTGATCATTTGAAACAACAAGGAAAGATCTTGCAGTTTGGTGTTTCAAATTTCTTACCACATCAGGTAGATATGTTGATGAACTACACATCAGTTGAATATAATCAAACAGAAATTTCCATTCTTCAACTAGCAGCTTTTTTGAACGGCACATTAGAGAATTGTGTCAAACATAAAATTATACCAATGGCCTGGGCTCCATTGGGTGGAGGCGCTTTCGATGATGATACACATCCTCGTTTCAGAAGTATCATGGGTACCGCCACTTTACTGGCATCAAAGTATGAATGTGGTGTGAATGAAATATTAATCGCTTGGCTGCATACACATCCGTCAGGTATTTTACCAGTTATAGGAACCACAAAAATTGAAAGACTGATTCAAGCCAAGAACGCAGCAAGTATTCAGATGGAAAGAGAAGACTGGTTTAAACTTTGGATAGCATCTACCGGAGAAGATGTTGCATAA
- a CDS encoding RNA-binding protein translates to MNIYVGNLNWNMTSDDLQNLFTPYGEVTSAKIVTDKFNNDRSKGFGFVEMSDDEAARTAISALHDTEVLGRKIVVNESTPRPEGERGGFKKKSFGGGGGRGGFGGGNRGGGGGYNRDRGNGGGGGYNRY, encoded by the coding sequence ATGAACATTTACGTTGGAAATCTGAACTGGAACATGACCAGTGATGATCTGCAGAACCTGTTTACTCCCTATGGTGAAGTAACGAGCGCCAAAATTGTTACCGACAAATTCAATAACGACCGCAGCAAAGGTTTCGGTTTCGTTGAAATGTCTGATGATGAAGCAGCTCGTACTGCTATCAGCGCTCTACATGACACTGAAGTGTTAGGTCGCAAGATCGTAGTAAACGAATCTACCCCACGCCCTGAAGGTGAAAGAGGCGGCTTCAAGAAGAAGAGCTTTGGCGGCGGCGGTGGCCGTGGCGGATTTGGTGGTGGCAACCGTGGTGGCGGTGGCGGATACAACCGCGATCGTGGAAACGGTGGTGGTGGAGGTTATAACAGATATTAA
- the rplI gene encoding 50S ribosomal protein L9 encodes MQVILIQDVDNLGGRNELVNVKNGYARNFLIPQKFAVEANPSNLKQLEERLKVQAKKEAAMLAEINKVIDVLKAAPVKLTAKTGTSGKIFGTITSLQIARAIRDQKGYEIDRKRISIVDDVKELGSYKASIDFGNGNVTEIDFEVVGE; translated from the coding sequence ATGCAAGTAATTTTAATTCAGGATGTAGACAATCTGGGTGGACGTAATGAACTGGTTAACGTTAAGAACGGATATGCCAGAAACTTTTTGATCCCACAGAAGTTTGCAGTAGAAGCAAACCCTTCTAATTTGAAACAATTGGAAGAGCGTTTGAAAGTTCAGGCGAAGAAAGAAGCTGCAATGTTAGCTGAGATCAATAAAGTGATCGATGTATTGAAAGCTGCTCCTGTTAAGTTAACCGCTAAGACCGGTACCAGCGGTAAGATCTTCGGAACCATCACTTCTTTACAGATCGCTAGAGCGATTCGTGACCAAAAAGGTTATGAGATCGATCGTAAGCGTATCTCTATCGTAGATGATGTGAAAGAACTGGGATCTTACAAAGCTTCTATTGATTTCGGTAATGGTAACGTTACAGAAATTGATTTTGAAGTAGTTGGAGAATAA
- the rpsR gene encoding 30S ribosomal protein S18 encodes MAKNEIKYLTAIKQEKPKKKFCRFKKYGIKYVDYKDIEFLKKFINEQGKLLPRRLSGNSLKYQRKVSDAVKKARQMALLPYVTDLLK; translated from the coding sequence ATGGCAAAGAATGAGATCAAATACCTGACCGCGATCAAACAGGAGAAGCCAAAGAAAAAATTCTGCCGCTTCAAGAAGTATGGCATTAAATACGTTGACTATAAGGATATCGAGTTCCTGAAGAAATTCATCAACGAACAAGGTAAATTATTGCCTCGTCGTTTGTCTGGTAACTCTTTGAAATATCAGCGTAAAGTATCTGATGCAGTTAAGAAAGCACGCCAGATGGCGCTGTTGCCTTATGTAACGGATCTTTTAAAGTAA
- the rpsF gene encoding 30S ribosomal protein S6 — MSNYELMVIFTPVLSEEDFKASQKKYEDFIKENGGSIVHSNPWGLKSLAYPIQKKTTGIYWVLEYSGPTDLNEKLKIQLLRDEQVMRHMVTKLDKYAVEYNYKKRNGGFAVTEKTEG, encoded by the coding sequence ATGAGTAATTACGAATTGATGGTGATTTTCACTCCGGTGCTGTCTGAAGAAGATTTCAAAGCTTCTCAGAAAAAGTACGAAGACTTCATCAAAGAAAATGGTGGATCTATTGTACATAGCAATCCATGGGGATTAAAATCACTGGCTTACCCGATCCAGAAGAAAACCACAGGTATTTACTGGGTGCTGGAATACAGTGGGCCAACCGACCTCAATGAAAAGCTGAAAATTCAGCTGTTACGTGACGAACAAGTAATGCGTCACATGGTAACCAAACTCGATAAATACGCCGTCGAGTACAACTACAAGAAAAGAAATGGCGGATTTGCTGTAACTGAAAAAACGGAGGGTTAA
- a CDS encoding endonuclease/exonuclease/phosphatase: MKNLLLAISLLGCTITSQAQLKRYQVAVIGFYNLENLYDTIDHPINNDDEFTPRGAKKYNTVIFRDKLNKLASVIKDIGTEYHESGVAILGVVEIENDTVLQFLIQHPALKKRNYHIVHASSKDLRGVDVGLLYQPSLFHPIVAQKLFVPLPGKSKDASFTRDILYIKGMMMTDTVHLYVNHWPSRRGGEERSASARMAAATICRKHIDSIQVVTPTAKIIVMGDLNDDPEDNSIVQGLHTRSDPGGLKEGELYNPWVQQLKRGNGTLAHKDSWGLFDQILISGSWLKREPDQFFFFKEYVYNKSYLTEYTGRYKGYPMRTWEGNRYRGGYSDHFPVYTIFLRYLSENQ; the protein is encoded by the coding sequence ATGAAAAATCTATTGCTTGCTATATCACTGTTGGGTTGCACCATAACATCACAAGCACAATTAAAGCGCTATCAAGTTGCTGTGATCGGTTTTTACAATCTCGAGAACCTATATGATACGATCGATCATCCGATCAATAATGATGATGAGTTTACGCCAAGAGGTGCCAAAAAGTATAACACTGTTATTTTCCGTGATAAGCTGAACAAGCTGGCTTCCGTGATCAAGGATATCGGAACTGAATATCATGAATCCGGTGTAGCAATTTTAGGAGTAGTGGAAATAGAGAATGATACAGTACTTCAATTCCTCATACAACATCCTGCATTGAAAAAAAGAAATTATCATATCGTGCATGCTTCATCCAAAGATCTAAGAGGTGTGGATGTTGGATTGTTATATCAACCTTCATTATTTCATCCGATAGTTGCACAAAAATTATTTGTACCACTGCCAGGAAAAAGTAAGGACGCTTCTTTTACGCGAGATATTCTTTACATAAAAGGCATGATGATGACGGATACGGTGCATTTATATGTTAATCACTGGCCTAGTAGAAGAGGCGGGGAAGAAAGAAGTGCATCAGCAAGAATGGCTGCAGCAACGATTTGCAGAAAGCACATTGATTCCATACAAGTCGTAACACCCACAGCTAAAATCATAGTGATGGGAGATTTGAATGATGACCCGGAAGATAACAGTATTGTTCAGGGATTACATACAAGATCAGATCCGGGCGGACTGAAAGAGGGTGAACTGTATAATCCATGGGTACAACAGCTAAAGCGGGGAAACGGTACGCTGGCTCATAAAGACAGTTGGGGGCTTTTTGATCAGATCCTTATTTCAGGATCCTGGCTCAAGAGAGAACCTGATCAATTCTTCTTTTTCAAAGAGTACGTGTACAATAAGTCCTATTTAACAGAGTACACGGGGAGATATAAAGGATATCCGATGCGTACCTGGGAAGGAAACCGCTACCGGGGAGGGTATAGCGATCACTTTCCTGTGTATACCATATTTCTTAGATATTTATCTGAAAATCAATGA
- a CDS encoding TonB-dependent receptor: protein MPFLFFLFFSAGTLIHIEQHHVSDTIPIHTDSLLLLIAEQQQSVESDAILMNERERTVLTSVGHSSPLYAEKDVFHQMASFQFNTFRFRPRGYEASVSQVLINGLNMNQLDDGNPAWSLWSGLQSVMKNSIEYLPIRFQEHWMGDVGTIISTDMRASSQRQQLQWVYGLSNRTHTHRYQLGYTSVPNHHGWTFSGTLVIRLAKEAMGTAASYSSINYYIGIDKELSRNHIVSFILFGNQNQYGKQAAVTLPVIHLFGNRYNPNWGYQNGLKRNAAITSQHKPVIVFMHEWQPDNHSSWQNSVGLITGKRSDTGLDWFQAADPRPDYYRYLPEYQTDSVLIETVKTSLLEDPSLQQINWMKLYVINRNSFDQVTNANGMPGNIISGKRARYLLEKRIKASDVFLLSMHYQNRVSEHWQIAGGFHIRMQRNHHYKMADDLLGADFHVNYNQFAESDLPADPSIIQYDLDTPDRIIYKGDRYGYDYQMHYSAADGWIQSEKKGKKNDLIAGLHFSKQTFYRKGMIRNGLFPDHSKGKSQTDHFFNAMFKMVLTHKISADQALFFSVVTGSKAPLADNVYLSPRMRNTKQDTIQSENIFATELMYRRSSKKIHFRFSMYYTTMRNAMNVLTFYHDGYRNFVNYAIRNINKRHMGIEAGMAYMYNTHWQIDIAAAAGDHRYTSRQKVTVSLDNNEFLLDKMDVYSRNFWVAGSPQLVLGSGIQYRNDQALFIRINWNYFDQRWLEFNPVRRTYDAVQGVVYGSDLWNKIIQQTKLPSAFTVNAFLGKGFSIKARSSARSLRYFLSFSIQNLLNKQGVISGGYEQLRFDQETKNTDRFPPKLFFSPGLNYAASITMNL from the coding sequence ATGCCTTTTTTATTTTTCCTTTTCTTTTCTGCAGGAACACTTATTCATATTGAGCAGCATCATGTGTCAGATACGATTCCGATTCATACAGATAGTTTATTACTCCTGATCGCAGAGCAACAGCAATCCGTGGAATCTGATGCGATATTGATGAACGAGCGGGAACGAACTGTGCTCACATCTGTCGGACATTCTTCACCTCTGTATGCGGAGAAAGATGTGTTTCATCAAATGGCATCCTTTCAATTCAATACTTTTCGATTCAGACCTAGAGGGTATGAGGCAAGTGTTAGTCAGGTGCTTATCAATGGATTGAACATGAATCAACTCGATGACGGAAATCCCGCCTGGTCATTATGGAGTGGATTACAATCGGTCATGAAAAACAGCATTGAATATCTACCCATTCGCTTTCAAGAGCATTGGATGGGTGATGTCGGAACTATCATATCCACGGATATGCGCGCTTCATCGCAACGGCAACAGCTGCAATGGGTATACGGACTATCCAATAGAACCCATACCCATCGATATCAGTTGGGATACACCAGCGTTCCGAATCACCATGGCTGGACTTTTTCAGGAACATTAGTAATTCGATTGGCAAAAGAAGCGATGGGAACAGCAGCAAGTTATTCTTCCATCAATTATTACATAGGAATAGATAAAGAACTTTCGCGAAATCATATCGTTTCTTTTATCCTTTTTGGAAATCAAAATCAATATGGGAAACAGGCAGCTGTTACCCTGCCGGTGATACATCTTTTTGGCAACAGGTATAATCCTAATTGGGGTTATCAGAATGGGTTGAAGAGAAACGCAGCCATTACTTCACAACACAAACCAGTGATTGTTTTCATGCACGAATGGCAGCCAGATAATCATAGTTCTTGGCAAAACAGTGTAGGCTTGATCACAGGTAAGCGATCTGATACAGGGTTGGATTGGTTTCAGGCAGCAGATCCTAGACCCGATTATTATCGATACTTGCCGGAGTATCAAACAGACAGTGTATTGATCGAAACAGTCAAAACAAGTTTACTTGAGGATCCCTCATTGCAACAAATCAATTGGATGAAATTATATGTCATCAATCGTAATAGTTTCGATCAGGTCACCAATGCAAACGGAATGCCTGGAAATATTATCAGTGGAAAACGGGCACGTTATCTATTGGAAAAAAGAATAAAAGCTTCTGATGTTTTTTTGTTGAGTATGCATTATCAAAACAGGGTTAGTGAACACTGGCAAATAGCAGGAGGATTTCATATCAGGATGCAAAGAAACCACCACTATAAAATGGCAGATGATTTATTAGGGGCTGATTTTCATGTCAATTATAATCAGTTTGCAGAAAGTGATCTGCCTGCTGATCCTTCAATCATTCAATATGATTTAGATACCCCTGATCGTATCATCTATAAAGGCGATCGCTATGGATATGATTATCAAATGCACTATTCAGCAGCTGATGGATGGATACAATCGGAAAAGAAAGGAAAGAAAAACGACTTGATAGCAGGTCTGCACTTTTCAAAACAAACATTTTATCGAAAGGGTATGATCAGAAACGGATTATTCCCGGATCATTCAAAAGGGAAGTCTCAAACAGATCATTTTTTTAATGCCATGTTTAAGATGGTATTGACCCATAAAATTTCTGCTGATCAAGCATTGTTTTTTTCAGTTGTCACTGGCTCAAAAGCACCGCTTGCTGACAATGTGTATTTGTCGCCAAGGATGCGTAATACAAAACAAGATACCATTCAGTCTGAAAACATTTTTGCTACAGAATTGATGTATCGGCGCTCTTCAAAAAAAATCCATTTCAGATTCAGCATGTATTATACGACGATGCGAAATGCAATGAATGTATTGACATTCTATCATGATGGGTACAGGAATTTCGTGAATTATGCGATTCGAAATATCAATAAGAGACATATGGGTATTGAAGCGGGGATGGCATACATGTATAATACGCATTGGCAAATTGATATTGCTGCAGCAGCGGGGGATCATCGATATACCAGTCGGCAGAAAGTAACAGTGTCTTTAGATAACAATGAATTCCTGCTAGATAAAATGGATGTTTATTCCAGGAACTTTTGGGTTGCTGGCTCTCCGCAGTTAGTTCTAGGTTCGGGTATTCAATACCGAAATGATCAGGCATTATTTATCAGGATCAACTGGAATTATTTTGATCAACGTTGGTTGGAGTTCAATCCAGTTAGAAGAACGTACGATGCCGTTCAAGGGGTTGTATATGGATCTGATCTTTGGAATAAAATCATTCAGCAAACAAAGCTGCCGTCTGCTTTTACAGTTAACGCATTTTTAGGAAAAGGGTTTTCTATCAAAGCAAGATCTTCTGCAAGATCGCTTCGCTATTTCCTTTCATTCAGTATACAAAATCTGTTAAATAAGCAAGGAGTGATATCTGGCGGTTATGAACAACTTCGTTTTGATCAGGAAACAAAAAATACAGACCGGTTCCCGCCGAAACTTTTCTTTTCACCCGGATTGAATTATGCAGCTTCCATAACGATGAATCTATAA
- a CDS encoding DUF5689 domain-containing protein, with protein sequence MAVVFISGTTTCVKHFDEPPEYTGPRVKANISITEIKRLHIPNNFEKITEDLIIEGVVIANDKTDNFYKSIVIQDSTAGITVRLDGFSLFNIYPIGRKIFIRLKGLWLGDYGGMIQLGAGVNRSDPQFPELIPIPQPLFDRVIIKGDLDQYVVPRKVKMDELNDSLQSMLITLTQVEFDHTDTGKTYADAVNKQTIAHTLRTCGIGTVYVRTSGFAKFATATTARGHGDITGIFSMFRTQKQLLIRDTNDVQMNGLRCTVTGPKQMYAEDFSGQIADSLISAPQLKNLSEAGGKFFLSKIVSGNPCAEISAFATKEQIVISWLILPAIDLDHTSNEILKFSTKDGFNNGAVLQVLVSTNYDGGNTPWKARWTVLPAVIAKGSVTGYPKEWVSSGDVSLHHLKGKVYIAFRYEGNDPPMQTAKLTTTFRIDNIVVAGN encoded by the coding sequence ATGGCAGTCGTATTCATTTCAGGAACGACAACTTGTGTCAAACACTTTGATGAACCACCTGAATACACCGGCCCAAGAGTGAAGGCCAATATTTCGATTACTGAAATAAAACGTTTGCATATCCCGAATAATTTTGAAAAGATCACTGAAGATCTGATCATCGAAGGAGTGGTGATCGCAAATGATAAGACAGATAATTTTTATAAATCGATCGTTATACAAGATAGTACAGCAGGTATTACGGTTCGTTTGGATGGTTTTTCATTATTTAATATCTATCCAATTGGAAGAAAGATCTTTATTCGCTTAAAAGGACTTTGGCTCGGTGATTATGGTGGAATGATACAATTAGGTGCCGGGGTGAATAGGTCTGATCCGCAATTCCCCGAACTAATACCAATACCTCAACCTCTTTTTGATAGGGTGATCATAAAAGGAGATCTTGATCAATACGTAGTACCTCGCAAAGTGAAAATGGATGAGCTGAATGATTCTCTTCAAAGCATGCTGATTACACTTACGCAAGTAGAGTTTGATCATACTGATACAGGAAAGACCTATGCGGATGCTGTTAATAAACAAACCATCGCACATACATTGAGAACTTGTGGCATTGGTACTGTATACGTTCGTACAAGTGGATTTGCAAAATTCGCAACGGCGACCACTGCCAGAGGGCACGGCGATATAACAGGTATATTCAGTATGTTCAGAACACAAAAACAATTATTGATCAGAGATACCAATGATGTTCAGATGAATGGATTACGGTGCACAGTGACCGGACCTAAACAAATGTATGCAGAAGACTTTTCAGGACAGATCGCTGATAGTTTGATCTCTGCTCCTCAACTTAAAAATCTAAGTGAAGCAGGAGGTAAGTTTTTTCTTTCTAAAATCGTATCCGGAAATCCCTGTGCGGAGATCAGTGCATTTGCAACCAAAGAACAGATAGTGATAAGCTGGCTGATACTCCCTGCTATCGATCTTGATCACACAAGTAATGAGATCCTAAAATTCTCTACTAAGGATGGATTTAATAATGGAGCTGTATTGCAGGTTTTGGTTTCAACCAATTATGATGGTGGGAATACACCATGGAAGGCTAGATGGACAGTATTACCCGCTGTTATCGCAAAAGGCTCTGTAACAGGTTATCCAAAAGAATGGGTGAGTTCTGGCGATGTTAGTTTGCATCATTTGAAAGGAAAAGTATACATCGCATTTAGATATGAAGGAAATGATCCCCCCATGCAGACAGCTAAGCTTACAACAACATTTCGAATCGATAATATTGTTGTGGCTGGCAATTAA